The following coding sequences lie in one Glycine soja cultivar W05 chromosome 16, ASM419377v2, whole genome shotgun sequence genomic window:
- the LOC114390781 gene encoding LOW QUALITY PROTEIN: GATA zinc finger domain-containing protein 14-like (The sequence of the model RefSeq protein was modified relative to this genomic sequence to represent the inferred CDS: inserted 8 bases in 5 codons; deleted 3 bases in 3 codons), giving the protein NDNNNNNNNSNNNNNNNNNNNNKINILFPNPFYLFSNNNNNNNNNNNNNNNNNNNNNNNNNNNNNNNKKKKNNNNNNNNNNXNNNNNNNNNNNNNNNKQQQQQQQQQQQQXNNNNNNNNNNNNNNNNNNNNNNNNNNNNNNNNNNNNNNNNNNNNNNNNNNNNNNNNNNNNNNKQQQQQXNNNNNNNNNNNNNNNNNNNNNNNNNNNNNNNNNNNNNNNNNNNNNNNNNNNNNNNNNNNNNNNNNNNNNNNNNNNNNNNNNNNNNNNNNNNNNXNNNNNNNNNNNNNNNNXNNNNNNNNNNNNNNNNNNNNNNNTTTTTNNNNNNNNKQQQQQQQQQQQTTTTTTNNNNNNNNNNNNNNNNNNNNNNKNNNNNNNNNNNNNNNNNNNNNNNNNNNNNNNNNNNNNNNNNNNNNNNNNNNNNNNNNNNNNNNNNNNNNNNNNNNNNNNNNNNNNNN; this is encoded by the exons caacaacaacaacaaaattaa TATTCTCTTCCCtaatcctttttatttattctctaataacaacaacaacaacaacaacaacaacaacaacaacaacaacaacaacaacaacaacaacaacaacaacaacaacaacaacaacaacaacaaaaaaaaaaaaaacaacaacaacaacaacaacaacaacaa aaacaacaacaacaacaacaacaacaacaacaacaacaacaacaacaaacaacaacaacaacaacaacaacaacaacaacaac caaacaacaacaacaacaacaacaacaacaacaacaacaacaacaacaacaacaacaacaacaacaacaacaacaacaacaacaacaacaacaacaacaacaacaacaacaacaacaacaacaacaacaacaacaacaacaacaacaacaacaacaacaacaacaacaacaacaacaacaacaacaacaaacaacaacaacaac caaacaacaacaacaacaacaacaacaacaacaacaacaacaacaacaacaacaacaacaacaacaacaacaacaacaacaacaacaacaacaacaacaacaacaacaacaacaacaacaacaacaacaacaacaacaacaacaacaacaacaacaacaacaacaacaacaacaacaac aacaacaacaacaacaacaacaacaacaacaacaacaacaacaacaacaacaacaacaacaacaacaacaacaacaac aacaacaacaacaacaacaacaa aaacaacaacaacaacaacaacaacaacaacaacaacaacaacaacaa caacaacaacaacaacaacaacaacaacaacaacaacaacaacaacaacaacaacaacaacaacaacaacacaacaacaacaaccaacaacaacaacaacaacaacaacaaacaacaacaacaacaacaacaacaacaacaacaaacaacaacaacaacaacaaacaacaacaacaacaacaacaacaacaacaacaacaacaacaacaacaacaacaacaacaacaacaaa aacaacaacaacaacaacaacaacaacaacaacaacaacaacaacaacaacaacaacaacaacaacaacaacaacaacaacaacaacaacaacaacaacaacaacaacaacaacaacaacaacaacaacaacaacaacaacaacaacaacaacaacaacaacaacaacaacaacaacaacaacaacaacaacaacaacaacaacaacaacaacaacaacaacaacaacaacaacaacaacaacaacaacaacaacaacaac